The region ATGGGTGATCCGGACCGCGGAATCGGTGGTATTGACCGACTGCCCGCCGGGGCCGGAAGAGCGGAAGACGTCAATGCGCAAATCCGCCTCGTTAATCTCGATATCCACCTCCTCGACTTCGGGCAGCACGGCGACGGTGGCCGCCGATGTATGGATGCGGCCGCCGCCTTCGGTTTCGGGCACGCGCTGCACCCGGTGCACGCCGGATTCAAACTTCAACCTGGCGAACACGTCCGCGCCGGAAATATTGGCGGTGACTTCCTTGTAGCCGCCAATGCCGATCTCGGAGATTTCCATCACCTCGAACTTCCAGCCCTGCCGGGCCGCGTAGCGCTGATACATGCCGAAAAGATCCGCCGCAAAAAGCGCGGCTTCATCCCCGCCTGTACCTGCCCGGACTTCGAGAATGGCGTTGCGGCTGTCGTCCTTGTCTTTGGGCAGCAACAGGATCTGAAGCGTGTTTTCCTCTTCGGGAAGAGCGATGGTAATCTGGTCGATCTCCTCTTCGGCCATGGCGATGATTTCAGCATCCCCCCCGGCTTCGGCAATCATCTGCCGGGCGGCGTCAAGATCGGCCCGCAGGCGACGCACCTTTTCCGCCTGATCCGCCACGGGACGCAATTCCGCGAGCTCCCGCGAGAGTTTCGTCAGCTTCTCCGAAGAGATGTTGCCCGAAGACAGGGACGTTTCAATATGCGCACGTCTGGCCAGAACTTTTTCAAGATTATCCGCAAGACTCATGAG is a window of Alphaproteobacteria bacterium LSUCC0684 DNA encoding:
- the prfA gene encoding peptide chain release factor 1; this translates as MSLADNLEKVLARRAHIETSLSSGNISSEKLTKLSRELAELRPVADQAEKVRRLRADLDAARQMIAEAGGDAEIIAMAEEEIDQITIALPEEENTLQILLLPKDKDDSRNAILEVRAGTGGDEAALFAADLFGMYQRYAARQGWKFEVMEISEIGIGGYKEVTANISGADVFARLKFESGVHRVQRVPETEGGGRIHTSAATVAVLPEVEEVDIEINEADLRIDVFRSSGPGGQSVNTTDSAVRITHLPTGIVVSQQDEKSQHKNRAKAMKILRARIYDAERARQDAERAASRKGQVGSGDRSERIRTYNFPQGRVTDHRINLTLYKLERVIAGEALDELVDALNTEDRAARLAQAADDSAS